One genomic segment of Ricinus communis isolate WT05 ecotype wild-type chromosome 5, ASM1957865v1, whole genome shotgun sequence includes these proteins:
- the LOC8259405 gene encoding probable mediator of RNA polymerase II transcription subunit 19b isoform X1, producing the protein MPLQNCIVLLAKRFVVNSGVKGKLTTSKFLGTYPISWQKDKKTKQSGVVFMAGCEASQGHASKLKAEINYIVLLFIRIRLLLLYNRLIYPESELKLVQARISVLLSDCLSHPVIDEDKPALDFLVKLMGFEGKKFGGGLKELCGAVDLVNQFKLWPHHEFFCKRSLPLSVSQTHYIQNVVGDTEIRKGEGMELDQLFHNTPYMRQGKAHIHTFDLGVLREAFWMRDSTPIDLSSVEKGMPIPAMKATDDSTKDKEMKHRMHKNKNKDHNKNKHHNDDQKHRKRSRIELGPEI; encoded by the exons ATGCCACTTCAAAACTGCATCGTTTTGTTGGCCAAGCGGTTTGTTGTAAACTCTGGCGTTAAGGGTAAATTAACAACATCCAAATTTCTTGGTACGTATCCCATTTCATGgcagaaagacaaaaaaacCAAGCAGAGCGGCGTCGTTTTCATGGCTGGGTGTGAGGCAAGTCAAGGTCACGCAAGTAAATTAAAAGCTGAAATCAATTACATAGTCTTACTGTTCATTCGCATAAGGCTATTATTGTTATACAATCGATTGATTTATCCCGAGTCAGAACTTAAGCTTGTTCAGGCCAGAATCTCTGTTCTACTGTCGGACTGTTTATCGCATCCAG TGATTGATGAGGATAAGCCTGCCCTCGATTTCCTTGTTAAATTGATGGGTTTTGAAGGCAAGAAGTTTGGAGGCG GGCTGAAGGAGCTTTGTGGCGCTGTTGATCTCGTAAATCAGTTCAAGCTTTGGCCTCACCATGAATTTTTTTGCAAGAGGTCACTCCCTTTGTCAGTATCTCAGACTCATTACATCCAGAATGTGGTGGGTGACACGGAAATCAGGAAAGGTGAAGGGATGGAATTGGATCAGCTCTTCCATAATACCCCATATATGAGACAGGGAAAAGCACACATACATACTTTTGATTTAGGCGTACTCAGGGAAGCCTTTTGGATGAGAGACTCTACTCCTATTGACCTATCTTCT GTAGAGAAAGGAATGCCTATTCCAGCAATGAAGGCAACGGATGACTCTACAAAAGATAAGGAAATGAAGCACAGAATGCACAAGAATAAGAACAAGGATCATAACAAGAATAAACATCACAATGACGATCAGAAGCATAGAAAACGAAGTAGAATAGAACTTGGTCCTGAGATTTGA
- the LOC8259406 gene encoding BAG family molecular chaperone regulator 3 → MMKGGSNMLMDGSRMSSSDSLTTTIATPTFSSYSSGSNTLRDHEEEWEMRPGGMLVQKRNEKFSSVPLTTFRLRIAYGALRYEISVNSQATFGELKKLLMVETGLQPDEQRLIYKGKERENGQYLDICGVKDRSKVILIQDPASIEKRYNEMRKNARIQSAHRAIHCVSMEVDKLAEQVSAIEKSISNGTKVPEVQITTLVEMLMRQAIKLDSIAAEGDATSLKSLQAKRVQKCVETLDVLKISNTKVKPVVVTTKWEIFDPPPVSAQWEIFD, encoded by the exons ATGATGAAGGGAGGATCGAACATGTTAATGGACGGTAGTAGAATGAGCAGTAGTGATAGCTTGACGACGACAATTGCTACGCCGACGTTTTCGTCATATTCTTCTGGTAGTAATACGTTAAGAGATCATGAAGAGGAGTGGGAGATGAGGCCAGGAGGAATGCTGGTACAGAAACGTAACGAAAAGTTCAGCAGTGTTCCTTTAACTACTTTCCGTCTCCGAATTGCTTACGGCGCTCTCCGCTACGAGATCTCCGTGAATTCTCAAGCAACTTTTG GAGAGTTGAAGAAGCTCCTGATGGTGGAGACAGGGTTGCAGCCTGATGAACAGAGGCTGATCTACAagggaaaagagagagaaaacgGACAGTACTTGGACATTTGTGGAGTCAAAGATCGATCAAAAGTCATATTAATACAGGACCCAGCAAGCATAGAGAAGAGATACAATGAAATGCGCAAAAACGCCAGGATCCAGAGTGCTCATCGTGCCATCCATTGTGTGTCTATGGAGGTCGATAAACTCGCAGAACAG GTTTCTGCAATTGAGaaatcaatttcaaatggAACTAAGGTGCCGGAAGTTCAGATCACGACATTAGTTGAGATGCTCATGAGACAAGCAATTAAGCTAGATAGCATTGCTGCAGAAGGAGATGCTACTTCTCTGAAGAGTTTGCAG GCAAAGAGAGTGCAGAAGTGTGTGGAAACTCTTGATGTGCTGAAGATATCCAATACGAAAGTAAAGCCTGTTGTTGTCACAACTAAATGGGAGATCTTTGATCCTCCTCCAGTCTCAGCACAGTGGGAAATCTTTGATTGA
- the LOC8260311 gene encoding phospholipase A1-Igamma1, chloroplastic: MEMSPLRQPVATKKTMSRKARRIWKLKLTVTWRAIKKAFTSKHRLRLSCTGNMKQLSTFKLHQELATKTKKNGDCHPHKTLAHLLVPRTALDFIDRGDQMTPTLSPKENISSRWQEIHGSRNWENLLDPLHPWLRREVVKYGEFVEATYDAFDFDPLSEYCGSCLYNRHKIFEELGLTKHGYRATKYIYAMSHVDVPEWFARTHTTWSKDSNWMGFVAVTNDQESQRIGRRDIMVAWRGTVAPTEWYNDLRTDLEYFEEDQDHKKNHVKVQEGFLSIYKSKSEETRYNKLSASEQVMKELKKLVNLYRENGEEVSLTLTGHSLGGALALLNAYEAATSIPNVFISVISFGAPRVGNLAFKEKLNELGVKTLRVVIKQDIVPKLPGIIVNKILNKLSKITHKLNWVYRHVGTQLKLDMFISPYLKQESDMSGSHNLEVYLHLLDGFLGKKLNYRWNARRDLALVNKSTNMLIEELKIPEFWYQLPHKGLVLNKYGRWVKPSRVAEDIPSPFSSEISRHDLSF, from the coding sequence ATGGAGATGTCACCATTAAGACAACCTGTCGCGACAAAGAAAACCATGTCCAGAAAAGCTAGAAGGATATGGAAGTTGAAGCTTACTGTCACATGGCGAGCTATCAAGAAGGCTTTTACAAGCAAGCATCGTCTTCGTTTAAGCTGTACAGGCAACATGAAACAGCTTTCCACCTTTAAACTCCATCAGGAACTAGCAACGAAAACAAAGAAGAATGGTGATTGTCATCCCCACAAAACACTAGCACATCTTCTCGTGCCCCGTACGGCCTTGGATTTTATCGACCGAGGAGATCAAATGACTCCTACATTATCTCCCAAAGAGAACATATCCTCAAGATGGCAAGAAATTCATGGTTCTCGCAATTGGGAGAACCTTCTTGACCCTCTCCATCCTTGGCTACGACGAGAAGTTGTCAAGTACGGAGAATTCGTCGAAGCAACTTATGATGCCTTCGATTTCGATCCATTATCCGAGTACTGTGGGAGCTGCTTGTATAACCGGCACAAGATCTTTGAGGAACTAGGCCTTACAAAACATGGCTACAGAGCGACCAAGTACATTTATGCCATGTCCCATGTTGATGTGCCTGAATGGTTTGCTAGGACGCATACTACATGGAGCAAAGATTCAAATTGGATGGGATTTGTCGCGGTGACCAATGATCAGGAATCACAAAGAATTGGGCGGCGAGACATAATGGTGGCGTGGCGGGGCACAGTGGCACCGACAGAATGGTATAATGACCTGAGGACAGATCTTGAGTATTTTGAGGAAGATCAAGATCATAAGAAAAATCATGTTAAGGTACAAGAAGGGTTCCTTAGCATATACAAATCTAAAAGTGAGGAAACGAGGTATAATAAGTTAAGTGCATCTGAGcaagttatgaaagaattgaaaaagCTAGTCAATCTTTACAGAGAAAATGGTGAAGAGGTTAGCTTAACACTTACAGGTCATAGCCTAGGAGGTGCATTAGCACTTCTCAACGCATATGAGGCTGCAACTTCAATTCCCAATGTTTTCATTAGTGTCATTTCTTTTGGCGCACCAAGAGTTGGAAACCTTGCATTTAAAGAGAAGCTTAATGAGCTCGGGGTAAAGACTCTTCGCGTGGTTATTAAGCAAGATATAGTCCCAAAACTTCCTGGGATTATAGTGAACAAAATTCTTAACAAGCTTAGCAAAATCACTCATAAATTAAACTGGGTTTATAGGCATGTAGGAACCCAATTGAAGCTTGATATGTTCATCTCACCTTACTTGAAGCAGGAGTCAGACATGTCTGGGTCTCATAATTTAGAAGTATACCTTCATCTTTTGGATGGATTTTTAGGCAAGAAATTGAACTATAGATGGAATGCTAGGAGAGATTTGGCATTGGTGAATAAGAGTACTAATATGCTGATAGAGGAGCTAAAAATACCAGAATTTTGGTACCAGTTGCCACATAAAGGACTTGTGTTGAACAAATATGGTAGATGGGTTAAGCCAAGTAGAGTGGCTGAAGACATTCCTTCTCCATTCAGTTCTGAAATATCCAGGCATGATCTTTCATTTTAG
- the LOC8260312 gene encoding isoflavone reductase homolog A622-like: MAEKSKILVIGGTGHIGKFIVKTSAKLGHQTFALVRETAVSNPERSEIIESFKSYGVTLIYGDIHDHESLVKAIKQVEVVISTVGGLHIAEQVKIIAAIKEAGNVKRFLPSEFGGDVDRSHAVEPAASFFGLKAKIRRAIEAERIPYTYTVSNGFAGYYLPSLGQPNAHVPPRDNVVIFGDGNPKTITVAEEDIAAYTIKAVDDPRTLNKILYMRPPANVLSFNEIVAIWEKKIGNTLHKIYIPEEQTLQKIQEAPSPLNLMLALIHSAMVKGDATNYEIEDSSGVEASELYPEVKYTTVDEFLGKFV, from the exons atgGCCGAGAAAAGCAAGATTTTGGTCATTGGAGGGACAGGACATATCGGAAAATTCATAGTAAAGACAAGTGCTAAACTGGGTCACCAAACGTTTGCATTGGTAAGAGAAACTGCAGTTTCTAATCCTGAAAGGTCTGAAATCATTGAGAGTTTCAAGAGCTATGGAGTAACTCTGATATAT GGAGATATTCATGATCATGAGAGCTTGGTGAAGGCAATCAAGCAAGTAGAAGTTGTAATCTCCACGGTAGGAGGATTGCATATAGCTGAGCAAGTCAAGATTATTGCAGCAATAAAGGAAGCAGGAAATGTCAAG AGATTCCTGCCGTCAGAATTCGGAGGCGATGTTGATAGGAGCCATGCAGTGGAACCTGCTGCAAGTTTTTTTGGGCTTAAGGCTAAGATCAGGAGAGCTATTGAGGCTGAACGGATTCCCTACACTTATACTGTGTCCAATGGATTTGCTGGGTACTACCTGCCTAGTTTGGGACAACCAAATGCACATGTTCCTCCCAGAGACAATGTTGTCATCTTTGGAGATGGCAATCCCAAAA CAATTACAGTAGCGGAAGAAGATATTGCAGCTTACACCATAAAAGCAGTGGATGACCCGAGAACCTTGAACAAGATCTTGTATATGAGGCCTCCCGCCAATGTTTTGTCCTTCAATGAGATTGTCGCCATATGGGAGAAGAAGATTGGCAACACCCTTCATAAGATCTATATTCCAGAAGAACAAACTCTACAGAAAATTCAAG AAGCTCCTTCTCCTCTAAACCTGATGCTGGCTCTTATCCACTCTGCAATGGTGAAGGGAGATGCTACAAACTATGAGATTGAGGATTCTTCTGGAGTGGAGGCTTCTGAGCTTTATCCTGAGGTGAAATACACTACGGTTGATGAATTCCTTGGCAAGTTTGTCTAA
- the LOC8259405 gene encoding probable mediator of RNA polymerase II transcription subunit 19b isoform X2 produces MPLQNCIVLLAKRFVVNSGVKGKLTTSKFLGTYPISWQKDKKTKQSGVVFMAGCEASQGHASKLKAEINYIVLLFIRIRLLLLYNRLIYPESELKLVQARISVLLSDCLSHPGLKELCGAVDLVNQFKLWPHHEFFCKRSLPLSVSQTHYIQNVVGDTEIRKGEGMELDQLFHNTPYMRQGKAHIHTFDLGVLREAFWMRDSTPIDLSSVEKGMPIPAMKATDDSTKDKEMKHRMHKNKNKDHNKNKHHNDDQKHRKRSRIELGPEI; encoded by the exons ATGCCACTTCAAAACTGCATCGTTTTGTTGGCCAAGCGGTTTGTTGTAAACTCTGGCGTTAAGGGTAAATTAACAACATCCAAATTTCTTGGTACGTATCCCATTTCATGgcagaaagacaaaaaaacCAAGCAGAGCGGCGTCGTTTTCATGGCTGGGTGTGAGGCAAGTCAAGGTCACGCAAGTAAATTAAAAGCTGAAATCAATTACATAGTCTTACTGTTCATTCGCATAAGGCTATTATTGTTATACAATCGATTGATTTATCCCGAGTCAGAACTTAAGCTTGTTCAGGCCAGAATCTCTGTTCTACTGTCGGACTGTTTATCGCATCCAG GGCTGAAGGAGCTTTGTGGCGCTGTTGATCTCGTAAATCAGTTCAAGCTTTGGCCTCACCATGAATTTTTTTGCAAGAGGTCACTCCCTTTGTCAGTATCTCAGACTCATTACATCCAGAATGTGGTGGGTGACACGGAAATCAGGAAAGGTGAAGGGATGGAATTGGATCAGCTCTTCCATAATACCCCATATATGAGACAGGGAAAAGCACACATACATACTTTTGATTTAGGCGTACTCAGGGAAGCCTTTTGGATGAGAGACTCTACTCCTATTGACCTATCTTCT GTAGAGAAAGGAATGCCTATTCCAGCAATGAAGGCAACGGATGACTCTACAAAAGATAAGGAAATGAAGCACAGAATGCACAAGAATAAGAACAAGGATCATAACAAGAATAAACATCACAATGACGATCAGAAGCATAGAAAACGAAGTAGAATAGAACTTGGTCCTGAGATTTGA
- the LOC8260310 gene encoding CSC1-like protein ERD4, whose translation MDFSSFLTSLATSFVIFLVLMFLFTWLSRRPGNAVVYYPNRILKGLEPWEGGSRTRNPFAWIREAMSSTEQDIIDMSGVDTAVYFVFLSTVLSILVLSGIILLPVLLPVAATEKNVTATNSTSEGSFNDLDKLSMGHINEKSSRLWAFLISTYWVSLVTYFMLWKAYMHVSGLRATALMSPEIKPEQFAILVRDIPAVAEGQSRKEQVDSYFKSIYPDTFYRSMVVTETDKVNKIYEELEGYKKKLARAEAIYAQSKELGKPEGSRPTTRIGFLGLIGKEVDSIEYFNEKIKELLPKLEAEQKVTLREKQQPSALVFFTSRVIAACASQSLHAQMVDTWTVMDAPEARQVIWSNVKITFFQRQIRQYVVYIIVALTIFFYMIPIGFISALTTLANLKKILPFLKPVVDIDAVKTVLEAYLPQLALIIFLALLPSFLMFLSKLEGIPSVSHAVRATSGKYFYFTVLNVFLGVTLSGTLFSAFKKIQKDPNSTVTLLADGLPGNATFFLTFVALKFFVGYGLELSRIVPLIIYHLKRKYLCKTEDELKEAWKPGDFGYATRVPGDMLIITIVLCYSIIAPLIIPFGVVYFGLGWLVLRNQALKVFVPSFESYGRMWPHIHTRILASLLLFQVTMFGYFGVKKFVFAPFLLPLPIITLIFVFVCRKKFYRSFCNPALEVACRGLKEIPNMEQIFRSFIPPSLNSEKIDDDQFEDALSQISRMGSFA comes from the exons ATggatttctcttctttcttgaCGTCCTTAGCGACGTCTTTCGTGATCTTTCTAGTTTTAATGTTTCTCTTTACATGGTTATCAAGACGACCTGGCAACGCTGTTGTTTATTATCCTAACCGCATCTTGAAAGGTTTAGAACCATGGGAAGGTGGGTCCAGGACCCGCAACCCGTTTGCTTGGATCCGAGAAGCTATGTCCTCCACTGAGCAGGATATTATTGACATGTCTGGTGTTGACACTGCTGTCTACTTTGTGTTCTTGAGCACTG TATTGTCAATATTGGTGCTATCTGGCATCATTCTACTACCAGTTCTTCTTCCCGTTGCTGCTACTGAGAAAAATGTGACAGCGACAAATTCTACAAGCGAGGGGAGTTTCAACGACCTTGACAAGTTGTCCATGGGCCATATTAAT GAGAAGAGTTCGAGGCTGTGGGCTTTCCTGATTTCTACCTACTGGGTTTCTCTTGTCACCTATTTTATGTTATGGAAGGCGTACATGCATGTTTCTGGGCTGAGAGCTACTGCTCTGATGTCCCCCGAAATCAAACCTGAGCAATTTGCTATTCTTGTAAGGGACATACCTGCTGTTGCTGAGGGCCAAAGTAGGAAGGAACAGGTGGATTCGTATTTTAAATCTATCTACCCAGATACGTTTTACAGATCCATGGTGGTCACTGAAACTGATAAG GTTAACAAAATCTATGAAGAGTTGGAAGGGTACAAGAAAAAGCTTGCACGCGCAGAAGCGATATATGCTCAGTCCAAAGAATTAGGCAAACCAGAAGGATCAAGACCAACCACCAGAATTGGCTTCCTTGGTCTGATTGGTAAAGAAGTAGATAGCATAGAATACTTCAATGAGAAGATTAAGGAACTGCTGCCAAAGTTGGAAGCTGAACAAAAAGTTACCCTACGGGAGAAGCAACAACCGTCTGCTCTGGTCTTTTTCACTAGCAGGGTGATAGCAGCCTGTGCATCACAGAGTCTGCATGCCCAAATGGTTGACACATGGACAGTCATGGATGCTCCTGAAGCTCGTCAAGTAATATGGTCCAATGTTAAAATTACGTTTTTTCAGAGACAAATACGACAATACGTGGTGTATATCATTGTGGCTCTGaccatattcttttatatgatACCGATTGGATTTATTTCTGCATTAACAACGTTGGccaatttgaagaaaatactTCCATTTCTAAAGCCAGTTGTGGATATTGATGCAGTCAAGACTGTGTTGGAAGCTTACCTACCTCAGCTTGCACTGATCATCTTTTTGGCATTGTTGCCCAGTTTTCTTATGTTTCTCTCCAAGTTAGAGGGAATTCCTTCAGTGAGCCACGCTGTAAGGGCTACATCTGGAAAGTACTTTTACTTTACTGTGTTGAATGTTTTTTTAGGAGTTACACTCAGTGGCACCTTATTTAGTGCCTTCAAGAAAATTCAGAAGGATCCCAATTCCACTGTTACCTTGCTAGCAGATGGCCTCCCAGGCAATGCAACTTTCTTCCTGACCTTTGTGGCTCTGAA ATTCTTTGTTGGATATGGTCTTGAGCTGTCTCGTATAGTTCCATTAATCATATATCATTTGAAGAGGAAGTACCTTTGCAAGACTGAAGATGAATTGAAAGAAGCTTGGAAACCTGGGGATTTTGGGTATGCAACTAGAGTTCCTGGTGATATGCTTATCATTACAATCGTCCTCTGCTACTCTATCATAGCTCCCCTTATTATCCCATTTGGAGTGGTGTACTTCGGACTTGGATGGCTTGTTCTTCGAAATCAG GCACTCAAAGTATTTGTTCCATCCTTTGAGAGCTACGGAAGGATGTGGCCTCATATTCATACACGGATTCTGGCGTCTCTATTGTTGTTCCAAGTTACGATGTTTGGTTATTTTGGGGTGAAGAAATTCGTATTTGCTCCATTTCTACTCCCACTTCCCATAATTACCTTGATCTTCGTCTTTGTCTGTAGGAAAAAATTCTACAGATCTTTCTGTAATCCAGCTCTTGAAGTTGCTTGCCGTGGATTGAAGGAAATTCCAAACATGGAACAGATCTTTAGATCCTTCATCCCACCAAGCTTAAACTCCGAGAAAATTGACGACGACCAGTTCGAAGATGCATTATCACAAATTTCAAGAATGGGGTCATTTGCTTGA
- the LOC8266556 gene encoding pentatricopeptide repeat-containing protein At4g21065, which translates to MHSTPPTDQQLVLHSSQNPITYFTAPKPASKENPIPYIVKKCIALLQICASSKYKLQQIHAFSIRHGVLPNNPDMGKHLIYSIVSVSAPMTYAHNIFTLIQNPNIFTWNTMIRGHAESENPKPAIELYHRLHFNSIEPDTHTYPFLLKAVSKMVNVRVGEKIHSISIRNGFESLVFVQNSLMHMYAACGQYESAHKLFEFMLDRDLVAWNTVISGFALNGKPNEALKLYMEMGLEGVEPDGFTLVSLLSACAELGALALGRRIHAYMVKVGLDENLHANNSLIDLYAKCGRIRDAQQVFDEMELRNVVSWTSLIVGLAVNGFGMEAIEHFKEMEKQGLVPSEITFVGVLYACSHCGMVNEGFNYFKRMKEEYNIMPRMEHYGCMVDLFGRAGLVIDAYKYIQNMPLQANAVIWRTLLGACTIHGHLALGEIARAQLLLLEPKHCGDYVLLSNLYASEQRWSDVHNLRRTMLHKGIRKTPGHSLVELGNLVHEFVMDDRTHPQSEAIYRMLVEISKKLKLEGYVPCTSNVLADIEDEEKENALIYHSEKIAVAYMLINTPPGTPIRVVKNLRICADCHLAIKLISKIYNREIVVRDPSRFHHFRDGSCSCKDYW; encoded by the coding sequence ATGCACTCGACTCCTCCGACCGACCAACAATTGGTTCTCCACTCTTCCCAAAACCCTATAACCTACTTCACGGCCCCGAAACCAGCCTCTAAAGAAAACCCGATTCCTTACATTGTCAAAAAATGCATTGCCCTTTTGCAAATTTGTGCCTCGTCCAAATACAAACTACAACAGATCCATGCTTTTTCCATCAGGCATGGTGTCCTACCCAACAACCCAGACATGGGCAAGCACCTTATATATTCTATTGTGTCAGTTTCAGCCCCCATGACTTATGCTCACAATATCTTTACCCTGATCCAAAACCCAAACATTTTCACTTGGAATACTATGATTAGAGGCCACGCTGAGAGTGAAAATCCAAAACCAGCTATTGAGTTGTATCACCGCTTGCATTTCAATTCCATTGAACCCGATACACACACTTACCCTTTCCTTTTAAAGGCTGTCTCTAAAATGGTGAATGTTAGAGTAGGTGAAAAGATACATTCCATTAGTATAAGAAATGGGTTTGAGTCACTAGTGTTTGTTCAAAACAGTTTGATGCATATGTATGCTGCTTGTGGGCAATACGAGAGTGCACACAAGTTGTTTGAGTTTATGCTTGATAGAGATCTTGTAGCATGGAATACAGTGATTAGTGGGTTTGCTCTTAATGGGAAACCCAATGAAGCTTTAAAACTTTATATGGAAATGGGTTTAGAGGGTGTTGAGCCAGATGGGTTCACTCTGGTTAGCTTGCTGTCTGCTTGTGCTGAGCTCGGTGCTTTGGCCTTGGGTAGGAGGATTCATGCTTATATGGTTAAAGTTGGGTTGGATGAGAATTTACATGCCAATAATTCCCTTATAGACCTTTATGCAAAGTGTGGACGCATTAGAGATGCACAGCAGGTATTTGATGAGATGGAGTTGAGAAATGTGGTTTCTTGGACTTCTTTAATTGTTGGATTGGCTGTTAATGGGTTTGGAATGGAAGCAATTGAGCATTTTAAGGAGATGGAGAAACAAGGACTGGTGCCAAGTGAGATTACTTTTGTCGGTGTCTTATATGCTTGTAGTCATTGTGGGATGGTAAATGAGGGGTTCAATTACTTCAAAAGGATGAAAgaagaatataatataatgcCTAGAATGGAACATTATGGATGTATGGTTGATTTGTTTGGTAGAGCTGGCTTGGTGATCGATGCATACAAATATATTCAGAATATGCCATTGCAGGCTAATGCTGTCATTTGGAGGACCTTGCTAGGGGCATGCACGATACACGGGCATTTGGCTTTAGGAGAGATTGCAAGAGCCCAACTATTGCTGTTAGAGCCTAAACATTGTGGAGACTATGTGCTACTCTCCAATCTTTATGCATCGGAGCAACGCTGGTCAGATGTGCATAATCTGAGAAGGACCATGCTTCATAAAGGAATAAGAAAAACTCCAGGGCATAGCCTAGTCGAGCTTGGAAATCTTGTTCATGAATTTGTTATGGACGATAGGACTCACCCTCAAAGCGAGGCAATATACAGGATGTTGGTAGAGATCTCAAAGAAGCTGAAATTGGAAGGTTATGTGCCTTGCACATCAAACGTGCTTGCAGATATAGAGgatgaagaaaaggaaaatgccTTGATTTATCACAGCGAGAAGATTGCAGTCGCGTATATGCTTATCAATACACCTCCTGGAACCCCAATCAGGGTTGTCAAGAATTTGAGAATATGTGCCGATTGTCATTTGGCAATCAAACTCATATCAAAGATTTACAATAGAGAAATTGTTGTGAGAGATCCTAGTCGATTTCATCATTTTAGAGATGGTTCTTGTTCATGTAAAGATTATTGGTAA